The Setaria italica strain Yugu1 chromosome IX, Setaria_italica_v2.0, whole genome shotgun sequence genome has a window encoding:
- the LOC101762695 gene encoding protein NRT1/ PTR FAMILY 8.5 produces the protein MEATADEERPLIPHLQSQDVDSLYTGDGTVDINNQPALKRTTGNWRACFLILGTEFFECFVFFGVAKNLVTYLRGELHESNADAAKNVSTWIGTCFVTPVIGAFLADTYWGRYWTIVISLSIYIVGMLTMTASAWLPLLMDPLHDSGIRHVVVYLGLYLVALAGGGIKACASALGADQFDGANPVERVAKASFFNWYYLSINIGSLLSGTVLVWVQDNVGWGIGFWIPTVLVVFGLAAFVTGRRVYRYKKLQGSPLKRVSQVVVAAVRNYNLGLPEDCSTLHEVPSPTKPNCRIQHTFQFRFFDKAAILVTSSHEKGQPVSENPWRLCTVSQVEELKMLLRMFPVWASMVLFSTVNAQMSSTFIEQGAVMDNRVGSFTVPPASLATFNVISVMVCIPVYDAVLVPLARRATGKERGLSQLQRLGVGLALSVAGMVYAALVEARRLVLQRTGTLMSIMWQAPAFAVLGAGEVFTAIGILEFSYEQSPDGMKSLGTALAHLTIAAGNYLNSAVLGAVAAVTARGGKPGWIPDDLNEGHLDYFFWLMAALGVVNLLHFLHCSLRYRGNNN, from the exons ATGGAAGCAACAGCAGATGAGGAGAGGCCACTGATTCCTCACCTCCAGTCGCAG GATGTAGATTCGCTGTATACTGGGGATGGAACGGTTGATATTAACAATCAGCCTGCTCTGAAACGGACCACAGGAAATTGGAGAGCATGTTTCTTGATCTTAG GTACCGAATTCTTTGAGTGCTTTGTCTTTTTCGGAGTTGCGAAGAACCTGGTCACTTATCTCAGGGGTGAACTCCATGAGAGCAATGCCGATGCTGCAAAGAATGTCTCTACCTGGATCGGCACTTGCTTCGTCACACCAGTTATCGGGGCTTTCTTGGCCGATACATACTGGGGTAGATACTGGACAATAGTAATCTCCCTATCAATTTACATAGTT GGTATGCTAACAATGACGGCCTCAGCATGGCTACCACTGCTCATGGACCCACTACACGACAGTGGCATTCGTCATGTCGTGGTGTACCTGGGACTCTACCTAGTCGCCCTCGCAGGAGGCGGCATAAAGGCCTGCGCCTCTGCCCTTGGTGCCGATCAGTTTGATGGCGCCAACCCGGTGGAGAGGGTCGCCAAGGCGTCCTTCTTCAACTGGTACTACTTATCCATCAACATTGGCTCCCTGCTGTCCGGGACAGTTCTTGTCTGGGTGCAGGACAATGTTGGATGGGGAATTGGTTTCTGGATCCCGACGGTTCTCGTGGTGTTTGGGCTGGCCGCTTTCGTCACCGGTAGGAGGGTGTACAGGTACAAGAAACTACAAGGGAGCCCTCTGAAAAGAGTCTCTCAGGTGGTTGTTGCAGCTGTAAGGAACTACAATTTGGGGTTGCCTGAAGACTGTTCTACTCTGCATGAGGTGCCTTCCCCAACTAAGCCAAATTGCAGGATTCAGCATACCTTTCAATTCAG ATTCTTTGACAAGGCTGCCATCTTAGTGACATCGTCCCACGAGAAAGGCCAACCAGTGTCCGAGAACCCTTGGAGGCTCTGCACTGTCTCCCAGGTTGAGGAGCTGAAGATGCTGCTCCGGATGTTCCCCGTCTGGGCATCCATGGTGCTGTTCTCCACGGTGAACGCGCAGATGTCGTCAACGTTCATCGAGCAGGGGGCGGTGATGGACAACCGCGTCGGCTCCTTCACCGTGCCGCCGGCGTCACTGGCGACCTTCAACGTCATCAGCGTCATGGTCTGCATCCCCGTCTACGACGCCGTGCTGGTGCCGCTGGCCCGCCGCGCCACCGGCAAGGAGCGCGGCCTGTCACAGCTCCAACGCCTCGGCGTCGGGCTTGCTCTGTCCGTGGCCGGCATGGTGTACGCGGCGCTGGTCGAGGCACGGAGGCTGGTCCTCCAAAGGACTGGCACGCTGATGAGCATCATGTGGCAGGCTCCGGCGTTCGCCGTACTCGGCGCGGGGGAGGTGTTCACGGCCATCGGCATCCTCGAGTTCTCCTACGAGCAGTCGCCGGACGGTATGAAGAGCCTGGGAACGGCGCTTGCGCACCTCACTATTGCTGCTGGGAACTACCTCAACTCGGCGGTGCTCGGCGCCGTCGCAGCTGTTACGGCGCGTGGCGGGAAGCCCGGGTGGATACCGGACGACCTGAATGAGGGGCACCTGGACTATTTCTTCTGGTTGATGGCTGCTCTAGGCGTGGTGAATCTGCTGCACTTCTTGCATTGCTCCTTGAGATACAGAGGCAACAACAACtga